The following proteins come from a genomic window of Gemmatimonadaceae bacterium:
- a CDS encoding FKBP-type peptidyl-prolyl cis-trans isomerase, with protein sequence MRRLAMAIMALGLVACLDVPGNDPANDNPSDPATETFASTFNPPIVIASMTKTDLGDYYKDLKQGTGAELESSTTVVFSYQTYLKNGVMVDQVLGGEVNLSTVVRGLQDGMLGMREGGERVIVIPSALAFGAFNKPPIPANSTLVFDVILNEIP encoded by the coding sequence ATGCGACGTCTAGCGATGGCGATCATGGCGCTCGGACTGGTGGCATGCCTGGACGTTCCGGGAAACGATCCGGCGAACGACAATCCCAGCGACCCGGCGACCGAGACGTTCGCGTCGACGTTCAATCCACCCATCGTCATCGCGAGCATGACGAAGACGGACCTGGGCGACTATTACAAGGATCTGAAGCAGGGAACGGGCGCGGAGCTCGAGTCGTCGACGACGGTGGTGTTCAGCTACCAGACCTATCTGAAGAACGGAGTGATGGTCGACCAAGTGCTCGGAGGCGAGGTAAATCTGAGCACGGTCGTGCGCGGGCTGCAGGACGGTATGCTCGGGATGCGAGAGGGCGGAGAGCGCGTCATCGTCATACCGTCGGCGCTCGCGTTCGGCGCATTCAACAAGCCGCCGATTCCCGCGAATTCGACGCTCGTCTTCGACGTCATTCTGAACGAAATCCCGTAG
- a CDS encoding M28 family peptidase — translation MSFRLLTTVVLGAALVSLPSSSRAQSAASSDPVLARMWTLGMDSSHTWDLSQTLFDSIGPRLTGTPQGVEASDWVMKMYRAWGIDARREQYGKWRGWKRGYSHIDLVKPRVRTLEATILGDSPGTEGKNVTGTTIVLPMVKDSNEFVKWLPNVKGKFVLISPAYPTCRPEEEWAAMATPASKARMDSTVVNLVNEWTTRIRNTGYPVTAGNPTGNLGMRIEKAGAVGVIVSNFANALAGAWGTYTVYDTKNKTALGIAMSCEDYGLLYRLTERHQGPQLRVNADAQSLADVPMYNTFGTIKGTEKPNEYILLSAHFDSWDGSQGATDNGTGTITMMEAMRILKAAYPHPKRTIMVGHWPGEEQGLIGSHAYAYDHPEIVRAIQAGFNQDNGTGRIQSTSGVGLPNAGEHMQAWLAKLPKEFQDQIRYTGVGAPATGGTDNASFDCYGAPVFGLSSLNWDYGTYTHHTNRDSFDKIVFDDLKGNATIVAMLAYLASEDPTFITRERADIAAGRGGRGGGGGGRGAQSGRAELSAALLGVAGGRGAAGGGRGNAVDDKGWGTTCPKAPRFFNDTSRVTAPSNRP, via the coding sequence ATGTCGTTTCGACTGTTGACCACGGTCGTGCTCGGTGCCGCCCTCGTCTCGCTCCCGTCGTCGTCGCGCGCGCAGAGCGCGGCGTCGAGCGACCCGGTGCTCGCGCGCATGTGGACGCTCGGCATGGACAGCTCGCACACGTGGGACCTTTCGCAGACGCTCTTCGACTCGATCGGTCCGCGACTCACGGGCACGCCTCAGGGCGTCGAGGCGAGCGATTGGGTCATGAAGATGTACCGCGCGTGGGGCATCGACGCGCGCCGCGAACAGTACGGAAAATGGCGCGGTTGGAAGCGCGGCTACTCACACATCGACTTGGTCAAGCCGCGAGTCCGCACTCTGGAAGCGACGATCCTCGGCGACAGTCCGGGCACCGAAGGCAAGAACGTGACGGGCACGACGATCGTGCTGCCGATGGTGAAGGACAGCAACGAATTCGTGAAATGGCTGCCGAACGTGAAGGGCAAGTTCGTGCTCATCTCGCCCGCCTACCCGACGTGCCGCCCCGAGGAGGAATGGGCCGCCATGGCGACGCCGGCGTCGAAGGCGCGCATGGATTCCACTGTCGTTAACCTCGTCAACGAATGGACCACGCGCATTCGGAACACCGGCTACCCGGTCACAGCCGGCAACCCGACGGGCAATCTCGGGATGCGCATCGAGAAGGCGGGCGCGGTCGGCGTGATCGTATCGAACTTCGCCAACGCGCTCGCCGGAGCGTGGGGCACGTACACGGTCTACGACACGAAGAACAAAACGGCGCTCGGCATCGCGATGAGCTGCGAGGACTACGGGCTGCTTTATCGCTTGACCGAGCGGCATCAGGGGCCGCAGCTCCGTGTCAACGCGGACGCTCAGTCGCTCGCCGATGTCCCGATGTACAACACGTTCGGCACGATCAAAGGTACCGAGAAGCCGAACGAGTACATCCTCCTCTCGGCGCACTTCGATTCGTGGGACGGCTCGCAGGGCGCGACCGACAACGGCACGGGCACGATCACGATGATGGAGGCGATGCGCATTCTGAAAGCCGCGTATCCGCATCCCAAGCGCACGATCATGGTCGGCCACTGGCCGGGTGAAGAGCAGGGGCTCATCGGTTCACACGCGTACGCCTACGACCATCCGGAGATCGTGCGCGCGATTCAGGCGGGCTTCAACCAGGATAACGGCACGGGACGCATTCAGAGCACCTCGGGCGTCGGGTTGCCCAACGCGGGCGAACACATGCAGGCGTGGCTCGCCAAGCTGCCGAAGGAGTTCCAGGATCAGATTCGCTACACCGGCGTCGGCGCACCCGCGACCGGCGGCACCGACAACGCTTCGTTCGATTGTTACGGCGCGCCGGTGTTCGGACTCAGCTCGCTGAACTGGGACTACGGTACGTACACGCATCACACGAACCGCGATTCGTTCGACAAGATCGTGTTCGATGATTTGAAGGGGAACGCGACGATCGTCGCCATGCTCGCCTATCTTGCGTCCGAGGATCCGACGTTCATCACGCGCGAGCGAGCCGACATCGCCGCCGGGCGCGGCGGGCGCGGTGGCGGCGGCGGTGGTCGCGGCGCGCAGAGCGGACGCGCCGAGCTGAGCGCGGCGCTTCTGGGCG